Proteins encoded in a region of the Mercenaria mercenaria strain notata chromosome 1, MADL_Memer_1, whole genome shotgun sequence genome:
- the LOC128557058 gene encoding CDK-activating kinase assembly factor MAT1-like: MDDQGCPRCKTTKYRNPSLKLLVNICGHSLCESCVDLLFIKGSGTCPECGTSLRRNNFRLQLFEDAFVEKEVDIRKKIMKDFNKKEEDFSTLREYNDYLEQLETIIYNLANNIDVESTKKMVEQYKKENKDIIQKNRSKLSKDEEYLEMLIAEEEKESKLRHELDLMEVMKEKNKKKKNKEALIDELMFSDLPASTILAGHNASSMHETMMETEKTAATAFSSGAKFGFSKGAGNIPVPSEVGEAFVYTPCELEILGPTAPSEDDVLQKGYLQNIRGASDSDKAGGYDAKMACQRALMEAMCGLFLNPDDPT, encoded by the exons atGTGAAAGTTGCGTTGACCTGTTATTCATCAAGGGTTCAGGAACTTGCCCTGAATGTGGAACATCACTGAGAAGAAACAATTTTCGTTTGCAATTATTTGAAGATGCTTTTGTGGAAAAAGAAGTTGATATCAGGAAAAAGATTATGAAAGA TTTCAACAAGAAAGAAGAGGACTTTTCAACTCTAAGAGAATATAATGACTATCTTGAGCAACTTGAAACTATAA tatataatcttgcaaacaatattgatgtaGAAAGTACAAAGAAGATGGTGGAACAGTACAAAAAGGAGAATAAAGATATTATACAGAAAAATAGATCAAAACTT AGCAAGGATGAAGAATATTTGGAAATGCTTATAGCCGAGGAAGAAAAAGAATCAAAACTTAGACATGAACTAGATCTGATGGAAGTTATGAAAGagaaaaataagaagaaaaagaatAAAGAAGCTCTTATTGATGAACTG ATGTTTTCGGATCTGCCTGCTTCAACCATCCTAGCAGGTCACAATGCCAGCAGTATGCATGAGACTATGATGGAAACTGAGAAGACCGCTGCTACAGCATTCTCTTCTGGTGCTAAATTT GGGTTCAGTAAAGGTGCAGGCAATATCCCTGTTCCTTCTGAAGTTGGAGAAGCATTTGTATACACTCCATGTGAGCTGGAAATACTTGGCCCTACAGCACCATCAGAAGATGATGTTCTACAGAAAGG atactTACAGAATATACGAGGAGCTAGTGACTCAGACAAGGCTGGTGGTTATGATGCAAAGATGGCTTGTCAACGAGCGTTGATGGAGGCTATGTGCGGATTATTTCTTAATCCGGATGATCCAACTTGA